Proteins encoded by one window of Puntigrus tetrazona isolate hp1 chromosome 25, ASM1883169v1, whole genome shotgun sequence:
- the LOC122330438 gene encoding receptor-type tyrosine-protein phosphatase eta-like isoform X20 — MARLSFKTVCKGTALLLFFIILGLNAQSNTDITSLPVTLSITSTEENTSSQALSTTTAPATTSSPSTESQTSVSTTAPVTTSSLLNETQTSSPTSIFIHGHLTASVTTSSPSTESQTSASTTAPVTTSSLLTTTQTSSPTTAPVTTSSLLTTTQTSTSTTAPVTTSSLLTTTQTSSPTTASVTTSSSSTESQTSASTTAPVTTSSLLTTTQTSSPTTASVTTSSSSTESQTSASTTATATTSSPSTLQSQTSSPTTATATTSSPSTVQSQTSASTTAPVTTNSLLTTTQTSTPTTAPVTTSSLLTTTQTSTPTTASVTTSSPSTLQSQTSASTTAPVTTNSLLTTTQTSTPTTPVTTSSLLTTTQTSSPTTTATTSSPSTFQSESSASTTAPVTTSSLLTTTQTSSPTTPANTSSLSPESKKSASTAATASTSSPSTKSQTSATTSSSKTESNTWLIVGIVLAVIFFFFIIILTLFFCSRRQTKKQCPDILAHTISNNISIALRIEDYEEYFKQKHKDSNCGFAEEYEELKTVGTAQSKNTALAIENKPKNRYGNVLPYDVSRVKLSMCGSLLDDYINANYIPGYNSRKEFIAAQGPLPVTVNEFWRMVWEKNVHTIVMLTRCNEMGRVKCEKYWPSGTNHYENFSVTTTSEIELESWTIRDFTIKNVKTAETRYIRQFHFTAWPDHGVPQTTEVLIDFRHLVREHMDQYSRHSPAVVHCSAGVGRTGTFIAIDHLIFQIERDSMVDIYGIVNDMRMHRPLMVQTEEQYVYLHQSAYDIIRSRTGSNMDLIYQNAIELSVYQNVQYQKL; from the exons GGTTTGAATGCACAGAGTAATACAG ATATCACATCACTCCCTGTCACTTTAAGTATAACTTCAACTGAGGAGAACACATCTTCTCAGGCACTGTCTACTACAA CGGCCCCTGCCACTACAAGCTCTCCTTCAACTGAGTCTCAAACATCAGTTTCTACGa CAGCACCTGTCACTACAAGCTCTCTTTTAAATGAGACTCAAACATCATCTCCTACAAGTATTTTCATTCATGGACATCtga CAGCCTCTGTCACTACAAGCTCTCCTTCAACTGAGTCTCAAACATCAGCTTCTACGa CAGCACCTGTCACTACAAGCTCTCTTTTAACTACTACTCAAACATCATCTCCTACAA cagcccctgtcACTACAAGCTCTCTTTTAACTACTACTCAAACATCAACTTCTACAA CAGCACCTGTCACTACAAGCTCTCTTTTAACTACTACTCAAACATCATCTCCTACAA CAGCCTCTGTCACTACAAGCTCTTCCTCAACTGAGTCTCAAACATCAGCTTCTACGa cagcccctgtcACTACAAGCTCTCTTTTAACTACTACTCAAACATCATCACCTACAA CAGCCTCTGTCACTACAAGCTCTTCCTCAACTGAGTCTCAAACATCAGCTTCTACGA CAGCCACTGCCACTACTAGCTCTCCTTCAACTCTCCAGTCTCAAACATCATCTCCTACAA CAGCCACTGCCACTACAAGCTCTCCTTCAACTGTCCAGTCTCAAACATCAGCTTCTACGa cagcccctgtcACTACAAACTCTCTTTTAACTACTACTCAAACATCAACTCCTACAA CAGCACCTGTCACTACAAGCTCTCTTTTAACTACTACTCAAACATCAACTCCTACAA CAGCCTCTGTCACTACAAGCTCTCCTTCAACTCTCCAGTCTCAAACATCAGCTTCTACGa cagcccctgtcACTACAAACTCTCTTTTAACTACTACTCAAACATCAACTCCTACAA CACCTGTCACTACAAGCTCTCTTTTAACTACTACTCAAACATCATCTCCTACAA CCACTGCCACTACTAGCTCTCCTTCAACTTTCCAGTCTGAATCATCAGCTTCTACGa cagcccctgtcACTACAAGCTCTCTTTTAACTACTACTCAAACATCATCTCCTACAA CTCCTGCAAATACAAGCTCACTTTCACCTGAGTCTAAAAAATCAGCTTCTACAG CAGCCACTGCAAGTACTAGCTCTCCTTCAACTAAGTCACAAACATCAGCTACTACAA GTTCCTCTAAAACAGAGTCTAACACTTGGCTGATTGTTGGCATAGTTTTGGCagtgatcttttttttcttcatcatcattCTCACTCTCTTCTTCTGTTCAAGAAG acaaaccaaaaaacaatgTCCAGACATCCTTGCGCACACCATTAG taataacat TAGTATTGCTTTGAGAATAGAAGATTATGAAGAGTACTTTAAGCAGAAACATAAGGATTCCAACTGTGGTTTTGCTGAAGAGTATGAG GAGTTGAAGACTGTTGGAACAGCACAGTCAAAGAACACTGCCCTGGCTATTGAAAACAAGCCGAAGAACCGTTACGGCAATGTGCTACCTT ATGATGTTTCAAGAGTGAAGTTATCAATGTGCGGCAGTCTCTTAGATGACTACATCAATGCCAACTACATCCCA GGTTACAATTCAAGAAAAGAGTTTATAGCAGCTCAGGGTCCTCTGCCCGTCACAGTGAATGAATTCTGGAGAATGGTCTGGGAGAAGAACGTCCACACCATAGTGATGCTGACCAGATGCAATGAGATGGGACGA GTGAAATGTGAGAAGTACTGGCCATCTGGGACTAATCATTATGAAAATTTCTCTGTGACGACCACCTCAGAGATAGAACTGGAGAGTTGGACCATAAGAGATTTcacaatcaaaaat GTAAAAACAGCAGAAACTCGTTACATACGTCAGTTCCACTTCACGGCGTGGCCAGATCATGGAGTTCCACAGACCACTGAAGTCCTCATTGACTTCAGACACCTGGTGAGAGAACACATGGACCAGTACTCACGCCACTCTCCTGCTGTGGTGCATTGCAG TGCCGGTGTGGGAAGAACTGGGACCTTCATTGCCATTGATCACCTGATCTTCCAGATTGAAAGAGACAGTATGGTGGACATCTATGGAATTGTTAATGATATGCGCATGCACAGGCCTCTCATGGTGCAGACTGAG GAGCAATATGTTTACCTCCACCAGAGTGCGTATGACATAATTCGATCAAGAACGGGATCCAACATGGACTTAATTTACCAAAATGCAATAGAGCTTAGTGTCTATCAGAATGTACAATatcaaaaattgtaa
- the LOC122330438 gene encoding receptor-type tyrosine-protein phosphatase eta-like isoform X7 yields the protein MARLSFKTVCKGTALLLFFIILGLNAQSNTDITSLPVTLSITSTEENTSSQALSTTTAPATTSSPSTESQTSVSTTAPVTTSSLLNETQTSSPTSIFIHGHLTASVTTSSPSTESQTSASTTAPVTTSSLLTTTQTSSPTTAPVTTSSLLTTTQTSTSTTAPVTTSSLLTTTQTSSPTTASVTTSSSSTESQTSASTTPVTTSSLLTTTQTSSPTTASVTTSSSSTESQTSASTTATATTSSPSTLQSQTSSPTTATATTSSPSTVQSQTSASTTAPVTTNSLLTTTQTSTPTTAPVTTSSLLTTTQTSTPTTASVTTSSPSTLQSQTSASTTAPVTTNSLLTTTQTSTPTTAPVTTSSLLTTTQTSSPTTATATTSSPSTFQSESSASTTAPVTTSSLLTTTQTSSPTTPANTSSLSPESKKSASTAATASTSSPSTKSQTSATTSSSKTESNTWLIVGIVLAVIFFFFIIILTLFFCSRRQTKKQCPDILAHTISNNISIALRIEDYEEYFKQKHKDSNCGFAEEYEELKTVGTAQSKNTALAIENKPKNRYGNVLPYDVSRVKLSMCGSLLDDYINANYIPGYNSRKEFIAAQGPLPVTVNEFWRMVWEKNVHTIVMLTRCNEMGRVKCEKYWPSGTNHYENFSVTTTSEIELESWTIRDFTIKNVKTAETRYIRQFHFTAWPDHGVPQTTEVLIDFRHLVREHMDQYSRHSPAVVHCSAGVGRTGTFIAIDHLIFQIERDSMVDIYGIVNDMRMHRPLMVQTEEQYVYLHQSAYDIIRSRTGSNMDLIYQNAIELSVYQNVQYQKL from the exons GGTTTGAATGCACAGAGTAATACAG ATATCACATCACTCCCTGTCACTTTAAGTATAACTTCAACTGAGGAGAACACATCTTCTCAGGCACTGTCTACTACAA CGGCCCCTGCCACTACAAGCTCTCCTTCAACTGAGTCTCAAACATCAGTTTCTACGa CAGCACCTGTCACTACAAGCTCTCTTTTAAATGAGACTCAAACATCATCTCCTACAAGTATTTTCATTCATGGACATCtga CAGCCTCTGTCACTACAAGCTCTCCTTCAACTGAGTCTCAAACATCAGCTTCTACGa CAGCACCTGTCACTACAAGCTCTCTTTTAACTACTACTCAAACATCATCTCCTACAA cagcccctgtcACTACAAGCTCTCTTTTAACTACTACTCAAACATCAACTTCTACAA CAGCACCTGTCACTACAAGCTCTCTTTTAACTACTACTCAAACATCATCTCCTACAA CAGCCTCTGTCACTACAAGCTCTTCCTCAACTGAGTCTCAAACATCAGCTTCTACGa cccctgtcACTACAAGCTCTCTTTTAACTACTACTCAAACATCATCACCTACAA CAGCCTCTGTCACTACAAGCTCTTCCTCAACTGAGTCTCAAACATCAGCTTCTACGA CAGCCACTGCCACTACTAGCTCTCCTTCAACTCTCCAGTCTCAAACATCATCTCCTACAA CAGCCACTGCCACTACAAGCTCTCCTTCAACTGTCCAGTCTCAAACATCAGCTTCTACGa cagcccctgtcACTACAAACTCTCTTTTAACTACTACTCAAACATCAACTCCTACAA CAGCACCTGTCACTACAAGCTCTCTTTTAACTACTACTCAAACATCAACTCCTACAA CAGCCTCTGTCACTACAAGCTCTCCTTCAACTCTCCAGTCTCAAACATCAGCTTCTACGa cagcccctgtcACTACAAACTCTCTTTTAACTACTACTCAAACATCAACTCCTACAA CAGCACCTGTCACTACAAGCTCTCTTTTAACTACTACTCAAACATCATCTCCTACAA CAGCCACTGCCACTACTAGCTCTCCTTCAACTTTCCAGTCTGAATCATCAGCTTCTACGa cagcccctgtcACTACAAGCTCTCTTTTAACTACTACTCAAACATCATCTCCTACAA CTCCTGCAAATACAAGCTCACTTTCACCTGAGTCTAAAAAATCAGCTTCTACAG CAGCCACTGCAAGTACTAGCTCTCCTTCAACTAAGTCACAAACATCAGCTACTACAA GTTCCTCTAAAACAGAGTCTAACACTTGGCTGATTGTTGGCATAGTTTTGGCagtgatcttttttttcttcatcatcattCTCACTCTCTTCTTCTGTTCAAGAAG acaaaccaaaaaacaatgTCCAGACATCCTTGCGCACACCATTAG taataacat TAGTATTGCTTTGAGAATAGAAGATTATGAAGAGTACTTTAAGCAGAAACATAAGGATTCCAACTGTGGTTTTGCTGAAGAGTATGAG GAGTTGAAGACTGTTGGAACAGCACAGTCAAAGAACACTGCCCTGGCTATTGAAAACAAGCCGAAGAACCGTTACGGCAATGTGCTACCTT ATGATGTTTCAAGAGTGAAGTTATCAATGTGCGGCAGTCTCTTAGATGACTACATCAATGCCAACTACATCCCA GGTTACAATTCAAGAAAAGAGTTTATAGCAGCTCAGGGTCCTCTGCCCGTCACAGTGAATGAATTCTGGAGAATGGTCTGGGAGAAGAACGTCCACACCATAGTGATGCTGACCAGATGCAATGAGATGGGACGA GTGAAATGTGAGAAGTACTGGCCATCTGGGACTAATCATTATGAAAATTTCTCTGTGACGACCACCTCAGAGATAGAACTGGAGAGTTGGACCATAAGAGATTTcacaatcaaaaat GTAAAAACAGCAGAAACTCGTTACATACGTCAGTTCCACTTCACGGCGTGGCCAGATCATGGAGTTCCACAGACCACTGAAGTCCTCATTGACTTCAGACACCTGGTGAGAGAACACATGGACCAGTACTCACGCCACTCTCCTGCTGTGGTGCATTGCAG TGCCGGTGTGGGAAGAACTGGGACCTTCATTGCCATTGATCACCTGATCTTCCAGATTGAAAGAGACAGTATGGTGGACATCTATGGAATTGTTAATGATATGCGCATGCACAGGCCTCTCATGGTGCAGACTGAG GAGCAATATGTTTACCTCCACCAGAGTGCGTATGACATAATTCGATCAAGAACGGGATCCAACATGGACTTAATTTACCAAAATGCAATAGAGCTTAGTGTCTATCAGAATGTACAATatcaaaaattgtaa
- the LOC122330438 gene encoding receptor-type tyrosine-protein phosphatase eta-like isoform X21 yields MARLSFKTVCKGTALLLFFIILGLNAQSNTDITSLPVTLSITSTEENTSSQALSTTTAPATTSSPSTESQTSVSTTAPVTTSSLLNETQTSSPTSIFIHGHLTASVTTSSPSTESQTSASTTAPVTTSSLLTTTQTSSPTTAPVTTSSLLTTTQTSTSTTAPVTTSSLLTTTQTSSPTTASVTTSSSSTESQTSASTTPVTTSSLLTTTQTSSPTTSVTTSSSSTESQTSASTTATATTSSPSTLQSQTSSPTTATATTSSPSTVQSQTSASTTAPVTTNSLLTTTQTSTPTTAPVTTSSLLTTTQTSTPTTASVTTSSPSTLQSQTSASTTAPVTTNSLLTTTQTSTPTTAPVTTSSLLTTTQTSSPTTATATTSSPSTFQSESSASTTAPVTTSSLLTTTQTSSPTTPANTSSLSPESKKSASTAATASTSSPSTKSQTSATTSSSKTESNTWLIVGIVLAVIFFFFIIILTLFFCSRRQTKKQCPDILAHTISNNISIALRIEDYEEYFKQKHKDSNCGFAEEYEELKTVGTAQSKNTALAIENKPKNRYGNVLPYDVSRVKLSMCGSLLDDYINANYIPGYNSRKEFIAAQGPLPVTVNEFWRMVWEKNVHTIVMLTRCNEMGRVKCEKYWPSGTNHYENFSVTTTSEIELESWTIRDFTIKNVKTAETRYIRQFHFTAWPDHGVPQTTEVLIDFRHLVREHMDQYSRHSPAVVHCSAGVGRTGTFIAIDHLIFQIERDSMVDIYGIVNDMRMHRPLMVQTEEQYVYLHQSAYDIIRSRTGSNMDLIYQNAIELSVYQNVQYQKL; encoded by the exons GGTTTGAATGCACAGAGTAATACAG ATATCACATCACTCCCTGTCACTTTAAGTATAACTTCAACTGAGGAGAACACATCTTCTCAGGCACTGTCTACTACAA CGGCCCCTGCCACTACAAGCTCTCCTTCAACTGAGTCTCAAACATCAGTTTCTACGa CAGCACCTGTCACTACAAGCTCTCTTTTAAATGAGACTCAAACATCATCTCCTACAAGTATTTTCATTCATGGACATCtga CAGCCTCTGTCACTACAAGCTCTCCTTCAACTGAGTCTCAAACATCAGCTTCTACGa CAGCACCTGTCACTACAAGCTCTCTTTTAACTACTACTCAAACATCATCTCCTACAA cagcccctgtcACTACAAGCTCTCTTTTAACTACTACTCAAACATCAACTTCTACAA CAGCACCTGTCACTACAAGCTCTCTTTTAACTACTACTCAAACATCATCTCCTACAA CAGCCTCTGTCACTACAAGCTCTTCCTCAACTGAGTCTCAAACATCAGCTTCTACGa cccctgtcACTACAAGCTCTCTTTTAACTACTACTCAAACATCATCACCTACAA CCTCTGTCACTACAAGCTCTTCCTCAACTGAGTCTCAAACATCAGCTTCTACGA CAGCCACTGCCACTACTAGCTCTCCTTCAACTCTCCAGTCTCAAACATCATCTCCTACAA CAGCCACTGCCACTACAAGCTCTCCTTCAACTGTCCAGTCTCAAACATCAGCTTCTACGa cagcccctgtcACTACAAACTCTCTTTTAACTACTACTCAAACATCAACTCCTACAA CAGCACCTGTCACTACAAGCTCTCTTTTAACTACTACTCAAACATCAACTCCTACAA CAGCCTCTGTCACTACAAGCTCTCCTTCAACTCTCCAGTCTCAAACATCAGCTTCTACGa cagcccctgtcACTACAAACTCTCTTTTAACTACTACTCAAACATCAACTCCTACAA CAGCACCTGTCACTACAAGCTCTCTTTTAACTACTACTCAAACATCATCTCCTACAA CAGCCACTGCCACTACTAGCTCTCCTTCAACTTTCCAGTCTGAATCATCAGCTTCTACGa cagcccctgtcACTACAAGCTCTCTTTTAACTACTACTCAAACATCATCTCCTACAA CTCCTGCAAATACAAGCTCACTTTCACCTGAGTCTAAAAAATCAGCTTCTACAG CAGCCACTGCAAGTACTAGCTCTCCTTCAACTAAGTCACAAACATCAGCTACTACAA GTTCCTCTAAAACAGAGTCTAACACTTGGCTGATTGTTGGCATAGTTTTGGCagtgatcttttttttcttcatcatcattCTCACTCTCTTCTTCTGTTCAAGAAG acaaaccaaaaaacaatgTCCAGACATCCTTGCGCACACCATTAG taataacat TAGTATTGCTTTGAGAATAGAAGATTATGAAGAGTACTTTAAGCAGAAACATAAGGATTCCAACTGTGGTTTTGCTGAAGAGTATGAG GAGTTGAAGACTGTTGGAACAGCACAGTCAAAGAACACTGCCCTGGCTATTGAAAACAAGCCGAAGAACCGTTACGGCAATGTGCTACCTT ATGATGTTTCAAGAGTGAAGTTATCAATGTGCGGCAGTCTCTTAGATGACTACATCAATGCCAACTACATCCCA GGTTACAATTCAAGAAAAGAGTTTATAGCAGCTCAGGGTCCTCTGCCCGTCACAGTGAATGAATTCTGGAGAATGGTCTGGGAGAAGAACGTCCACACCATAGTGATGCTGACCAGATGCAATGAGATGGGACGA GTGAAATGTGAGAAGTACTGGCCATCTGGGACTAATCATTATGAAAATTTCTCTGTGACGACCACCTCAGAGATAGAACTGGAGAGTTGGACCATAAGAGATTTcacaatcaaaaat GTAAAAACAGCAGAAACTCGTTACATACGTCAGTTCCACTTCACGGCGTGGCCAGATCATGGAGTTCCACAGACCACTGAAGTCCTCATTGACTTCAGACACCTGGTGAGAGAACACATGGACCAGTACTCACGCCACTCTCCTGCTGTGGTGCATTGCAG TGCCGGTGTGGGAAGAACTGGGACCTTCATTGCCATTGATCACCTGATCTTCCAGATTGAAAGAGACAGTATGGTGGACATCTATGGAATTGTTAATGATATGCGCATGCACAGGCCTCTCATGGTGCAGACTGAG GAGCAATATGTTTACCTCCACCAGAGTGCGTATGACATAATTCGATCAAGAACGGGATCCAACATGGACTTAATTTACCAAAATGCAATAGAGCTTAGTGTCTATCAGAATGTACAATatcaaaaattgtaa
- the LOC122330438 gene encoding receptor-type tyrosine-protein phosphatase eta-like isoform X1, with translation MARLSFKTVCKGTALLLFFIILGLNAQSNTDITSLPVTLSITSTEENTSSQALSTTTAPATTSSPSTESQTSVSTTAPVTTSSLLNETQTSSPTSIFIHGHLTASVTTSSPSTESQTSASTTAPVTTSSLLTTTQTSSPTTAPVTTSSLLTTTQTSTSTTAPVTTSSLLTTTQTSSPTTASVTTSSSSTESQTSASTTAPVTTSSLLTTTQTSSPTTASVTTSSSSTESQTSASTTATATTSSPSTLQSQTSSPTTATATTSSPSTVQSQTSASTTAPVTTNSLLTTTQTSTPTTAPVTTSSLLTTTQTSTPTTASVTTSSPSTLQSQTSASTTAPVTTNSLLTTTQTSTPTTAPVTTSSLLTTTQTSSPTTATATTSSPSTFQSESSASTTAPVTTSSLLTTTQTSSPTTPANTSSLSPESKKSASTAATASTSSPSTKSQTSATTSSSKTESNTWLIVGIVLAVIFFFFIIILTLFFCSRRQTKKQCPDILAHTISNNISIALRIEDYEEYFKQKHKDSNCGFAEEYEELKTVGTAQSKNTALAIENKPKNRYGNVLPYDVSRVKLSMCGSLLDDYINANYIPGYNSRKEFIAAQGPLPVTVNEFWRMVWEKNVHTIVMLTRCNEMGRVKCEKYWPSGTNHYENFSVTTTSEIELESWTIRDFTIKNVKTAETRYIRQFHFTAWPDHGVPQTTEVLIDFRHLVREHMDQYSRHSPAVVHCSAGVGRTGTFIAIDHLIFQIERDSMVDIYGIVNDMRMHRPLMVQTEEQYVYLHQSAYDIIRSRTGSNMDLIYQNAIELSVYQNVQYQKL, from the exons GGTTTGAATGCACAGAGTAATACAG ATATCACATCACTCCCTGTCACTTTAAGTATAACTTCAACTGAGGAGAACACATCTTCTCAGGCACTGTCTACTACAA CGGCCCCTGCCACTACAAGCTCTCCTTCAACTGAGTCTCAAACATCAGTTTCTACGa CAGCACCTGTCACTACAAGCTCTCTTTTAAATGAGACTCAAACATCATCTCCTACAAGTATTTTCATTCATGGACATCtga CAGCCTCTGTCACTACAAGCTCTCCTTCAACTGAGTCTCAAACATCAGCTTCTACGa CAGCACCTGTCACTACAAGCTCTCTTTTAACTACTACTCAAACATCATCTCCTACAA cagcccctgtcACTACAAGCTCTCTTTTAACTACTACTCAAACATCAACTTCTACAA CAGCACCTGTCACTACAAGCTCTCTTTTAACTACTACTCAAACATCATCTCCTACAA CAGCCTCTGTCACTACAAGCTCTTCCTCAACTGAGTCTCAAACATCAGCTTCTACGa cagcccctgtcACTACAAGCTCTCTTTTAACTACTACTCAAACATCATCACCTACAA CAGCCTCTGTCACTACAAGCTCTTCCTCAACTGAGTCTCAAACATCAGCTTCTACGA CAGCCACTGCCACTACTAGCTCTCCTTCAACTCTCCAGTCTCAAACATCATCTCCTACAA CAGCCACTGCCACTACAAGCTCTCCTTCAACTGTCCAGTCTCAAACATCAGCTTCTACGa cagcccctgtcACTACAAACTCTCTTTTAACTACTACTCAAACATCAACTCCTACAA CAGCACCTGTCACTACAAGCTCTCTTTTAACTACTACTCAAACATCAACTCCTACAA CAGCCTCTGTCACTACAAGCTCTCCTTCAACTCTCCAGTCTCAAACATCAGCTTCTACGa cagcccctgtcACTACAAACTCTCTTTTAACTACTACTCAAACATCAACTCCTACAA CAGCACCTGTCACTACAAGCTCTCTTTTAACTACTACTCAAACATCATCTCCTACAA CAGCCACTGCCACTACTAGCTCTCCTTCAACTTTCCAGTCTGAATCATCAGCTTCTACGa cagcccctgtcACTACAAGCTCTCTTTTAACTACTACTCAAACATCATCTCCTACAA CTCCTGCAAATACAAGCTCACTTTCACCTGAGTCTAAAAAATCAGCTTCTACAG CAGCCACTGCAAGTACTAGCTCTCCTTCAACTAAGTCACAAACATCAGCTACTACAA GTTCCTCTAAAACAGAGTCTAACACTTGGCTGATTGTTGGCATAGTTTTGGCagtgatcttttttttcttcatcatcattCTCACTCTCTTCTTCTGTTCAAGAAG acaaaccaaaaaacaatgTCCAGACATCCTTGCGCACACCATTAG taataacat TAGTATTGCTTTGAGAATAGAAGATTATGAAGAGTACTTTAAGCAGAAACATAAGGATTCCAACTGTGGTTTTGCTGAAGAGTATGAG GAGTTGAAGACTGTTGGAACAGCACAGTCAAAGAACACTGCCCTGGCTATTGAAAACAAGCCGAAGAACCGTTACGGCAATGTGCTACCTT ATGATGTTTCAAGAGTGAAGTTATCAATGTGCGGCAGTCTCTTAGATGACTACATCAATGCCAACTACATCCCA GGTTACAATTCAAGAAAAGAGTTTATAGCAGCTCAGGGTCCTCTGCCCGTCACAGTGAATGAATTCTGGAGAATGGTCTGGGAGAAGAACGTCCACACCATAGTGATGCTGACCAGATGCAATGAGATGGGACGA GTGAAATGTGAGAAGTACTGGCCATCTGGGACTAATCATTATGAAAATTTCTCTGTGACGACCACCTCAGAGATAGAACTGGAGAGTTGGACCATAAGAGATTTcacaatcaaaaat GTAAAAACAGCAGAAACTCGTTACATACGTCAGTTCCACTTCACGGCGTGGCCAGATCATGGAGTTCCACAGACCACTGAAGTCCTCATTGACTTCAGACACCTGGTGAGAGAACACATGGACCAGTACTCACGCCACTCTCCTGCTGTGGTGCATTGCAG TGCCGGTGTGGGAAGAACTGGGACCTTCATTGCCATTGATCACCTGATCTTCCAGATTGAAAGAGACAGTATGGTGGACATCTATGGAATTGTTAATGATATGCGCATGCACAGGCCTCTCATGGTGCAGACTGAG GAGCAATATGTTTACCTCCACCAGAGTGCGTATGACATAATTCGATCAAGAACGGGATCCAACATGGACTTAATTTACCAAAATGCAATAGAGCTTAGTGTCTATCAGAATGTACAATatcaaaaattgtaa